The following proteins are encoded in a genomic region of Arachis stenosperma cultivar V10309 chromosome 4, arast.V10309.gnm1.PFL2, whole genome shotgun sequence:
- the LOC130976194 gene encoding probable acetyltransferase TAP2, which translates to MLTLNLTPLPSSFSVANCPLFIQKTQLLIPSNLSYSFSATETRKLKTFQLKAGFWESIKSGLIKNNTTQVVDPPNVDEEDEEPLPQEFVLVEKTEPDGTIEQIIFSSGGDIDVYDLQALCDKVGWPRRPLSKLAAALKNSYIVASLHSVRKSPGSEGNEQKRLIGMARATSDHAFNATIWDVLVDPGYQGQGLGKALVEKLIRALLQRDIGNITLFADSKVVDFYRNLGFEADPEGIKGMFWYPNY; encoded by the exons ATGCTAACCCTCAACCTCACTCCTCTTCCTTCCTC gtTCTCTGTTGCAAATTGCCCACTGTTTATTCAGAAAACACAGTTATTGATTCCTTCCAATCTTAGTTACTCCTTTTCTGCTACAG AAACCAGAAAGTTAAAGACTTTTCAGCTCAAGGCTGGATTTTGGGAGTCAATTAAATCTGG GTTGATTAAGAACAACACCACACAAGTTGTTGATCCACCCAACGtagatgaagaagatgaagaaccTTTGCCTCAAGAGTTTGTCCTTGTTGAAAAGACTGAACCTGATGGAACAATTGAGCAAATAATATTCTCTTCAGGTGGAGATATTGATGTTTATGACCTTCAAGCTCTCTGTGACAAG GTAGGGTGGCCACGGAGGCCATTGTCGAAATTAGCTGCTGCTTTAAAAAATAGCTATATTGTAGCCTCATTGCATTCTGTAAGAAAGTCTCCAGGATCAG AGGGGAATGAACAAAAGAGATTAATCGGCATGGCTCGTGCTACTTCAGACCATGCCTTCAATGCCACAATTTGGGATGTCCTAGTTGATCCTGGTTACCAG GGCCAAGGTCTTGGTAAAGCTCTTGTAGAGAAACTGATTCGAGCTCTTTTGCAAAGGGACATCGGCAATATAACTCTGTTTGCAGATAGTAAAG TTGTGGATTTCTACCGGAATTTAGGttttgaagctgaccctgaaggCATAAAAGGCATGTTTTGGTACCCAAATTACTAA